From a region of the Entelurus aequoreus isolate RoL-2023_Sb linkage group LG27, RoL_Eaeq_v1.1, whole genome shotgun sequence genome:
- the traf3ip2l gene encoding E3 ubiquitin ligase TRAF3IP2 isoform X1 produces MLPGSKSLNSWFLGDNTPQEDDETMSCEQRPAGPDTDSTCARLYHPDSFSDPSHLYPPDSSSDPSLPGARRPDGGDGHLGSRSFPPAPFPSLADGVWPPPSGPSGGWSGYPSSAASSKEPCGCCGESKSLSSLEQPFSLRSEPPSRHHTLPPYMCSPPGAACWAQCPADTFNIHPCFQQKRADQGPQCACRSPWGAFTPISHFSGGPGERQTSPSMPLPLEQRKVFVTYEADHDAHVSEIIKFVALLRHNGFDTHIDIFEQQFRSISKIDFMERYLGEKEYLIIIIISPKYYETVTASHVSPDIDERTCSAVYIHKQLQNEFIQNGSKNFRFIPIVFPGAKRCHVPTWLQNTHVYAWPLDRDDILRRLMRVEKYNPPPIGELPTIVSIPI; encoded by the exons ATGCTACCAGGTTCCAAATCTCTAAATAG TTGGTTCCTGGGCGACAACACTCCTCAAGAGGACGACGAGACCATGAGCTGCGAGCAGCGACCAGCCGGCCCCGACACGGACTCCACGTGTGCCCGCCTTTACCACCCGGACTCCTTCTCGGACCCCTCACACCTTTACCCCCCGGACTCCTCCTCAGACCCCTCCCTGCCGGGCGCTCGCAGGCCGGACGGAGGAGACGGCCACCTGGGCTCCCGCTCCTTCCCGCCGGCTCCTTTCCCCAGCCTGGCCGACGGCGTGTGGCCGCCGCCCTCCGGCCCGTCGGGCGGCTGGTCGGGTTACCCCAGCAGCGCGGCGTCCTCCAAGGAGCCGTGCGGATGCTGCGGCGAGAGCAAGTCTCTGAGCAGCCTGGAGCAGCCCTTCTCTCTGCGCTCCGAGCCGCCCAGCCGCCACCACACCCTTCCCCCCTACATGTGCTCTCCCCCGGGGGCGGCCTGCTGGGCCCAGTGTCCTGCAGACACCTTCAACATCCACCCGTGCTTCCAGCAGAAGCGGGCGGACCAGGGTCCTCAGT GTGCCTGCAGATCTCCCTGGGGGGCCTTCACACCAAT CAGCCACTTCAGCGGGGGTCCTGGGGAGAGGCAGACGTCGCCCAGCATGCCGCTGCCTTTGGAGCAGA GGAAGGTCTTCGTCACCTACGAGGCCGACCACGACGCGCACGTGAGCGAGATCATCAAGTTTGTGGCTCTGCTGCGGCACAACGGCTTCGACACGCAC ATCGACATATTCGAGCAGCAGTTTCGCAGCATCAGCAAGATCGACTTCATGGAGCGCTACCTGGGCGAG AAGGAGTAcctgatcatcatcatcatcagccccAAGTACTACGAGACGGTGACCGCCTCCCACGTCAGCCCCGACATCGACGAGCGGACCTGCAGCGCCGTCTACATCCACAAACAG CTGCAGAACGAGTTCATCCAGAACGGAAGCAAGAATTTCCGCTTTATTCCCATTGTGTTCCCTGGCGCTAAAAGG TGTCACGTCCCAACATGGCTGCAGAACACGCACGTGTACGCTTGGCCGCTGGACCGCGACGACATCCTGCGGCGGCTGATGAGAGTCGAAAAGTACAACCCGCCTCCTATTGGTGAACTGCCCACCATCGTGTCCATCCCCATATGA
- the traf3ip2l gene encoding E3 ubiquitin ligase TRAF3IP2 isoform X2, protein MLPGSKSLNSWFLGDNTPQEDDETMSCEQRPAGPDTDSTCARLYHPDSFSDPSHLYPPDSSSDPSLPGARRPDGGDGHLGSRSFPPAPFPSLADGVWPPPSGPSGGWSGYPSSAASSKEPCGCCGESKSLSSLEQPFSLRSEPPSRHHTLPPYMCSPPGAACWAQCPADTFNIHPCFQQKRADQGPQCACRSPWGAFTPISHFSGGPGERQTSPSMPLPLEQRKVFVTYEADHDAHVSEIIKFVALLRHNGFDTHIDIFEQQFRSISKIDFMERYLGEEYLIIIIISPKYYETVTASHVSPDIDERTCSAVYIHKQLQNEFIQNGSKNFRFIPIVFPGAKRCHVPTWLQNTHVYAWPLDRDDILRRLMRVEKYNPPPIGELPTIVSIPI, encoded by the exons ATGCTACCAGGTTCCAAATCTCTAAATAG TTGGTTCCTGGGCGACAACACTCCTCAAGAGGACGACGAGACCATGAGCTGCGAGCAGCGACCAGCCGGCCCCGACACGGACTCCACGTGTGCCCGCCTTTACCACCCGGACTCCTTCTCGGACCCCTCACACCTTTACCCCCCGGACTCCTCCTCAGACCCCTCCCTGCCGGGCGCTCGCAGGCCGGACGGAGGAGACGGCCACCTGGGCTCCCGCTCCTTCCCGCCGGCTCCTTTCCCCAGCCTGGCCGACGGCGTGTGGCCGCCGCCCTCCGGCCCGTCGGGCGGCTGGTCGGGTTACCCCAGCAGCGCGGCGTCCTCCAAGGAGCCGTGCGGATGCTGCGGCGAGAGCAAGTCTCTGAGCAGCCTGGAGCAGCCCTTCTCTCTGCGCTCCGAGCCGCCCAGCCGCCACCACACCCTTCCCCCCTACATGTGCTCTCCCCCGGGGGCGGCCTGCTGGGCCCAGTGTCCTGCAGACACCTTCAACATCCACCCGTGCTTCCAGCAGAAGCGGGCGGACCAGGGTCCTCAGT GTGCCTGCAGATCTCCCTGGGGGGCCTTCACACCAAT CAGCCACTTCAGCGGGGGTCCTGGGGAGAGGCAGACGTCGCCCAGCATGCCGCTGCCTTTGGAGCAGA GGAAGGTCTTCGTCACCTACGAGGCCGACCACGACGCGCACGTGAGCGAGATCATCAAGTTTGTGGCTCTGCTGCGGCACAACGGCTTCGACACGCAC ATCGACATATTCGAGCAGCAGTTTCGCAGCATCAGCAAGATCGACTTCATGGAGCGCTACCTGGGCGAG GAGTAcctgatcatcatcatcatcagccccAAGTACTACGAGACGGTGACCGCCTCCCACGTCAGCCCCGACATCGACGAGCGGACCTGCAGCGCCGTCTACATCCACAAACAG CTGCAGAACGAGTTCATCCAGAACGGAAGCAAGAATTTCCGCTTTATTCCCATTGTGTTCCCTGGCGCTAAAAGG TGTCACGTCCCAACATGGCTGCAGAACACGCACGTGTACGCTTGGCCGCTGGACCGCGACGACATCCTGCGGCGGCTGATGAGAGTCGAAAAGTACAACCCGCCTCCTATTGGTGAACTGCCCACCATCGTGTCCATCCCCATATGA
- the traf3ip2l gene encoding E3 ubiquitin ligase TRAF3IP2 isoform X3 yields MSCEQRPAGPDTDSTCARLYHPDSFSDPSHLYPPDSSSDPSLPGARRPDGGDGHLGSRSFPPAPFPSLADGVWPPPSGPSGGWSGYPSSAASSKEPCGCCGESKSLSSLEQPFSLRSEPPSRHHTLPPYMCSPPGAACWAQCPADTFNIHPCFQQKRADQGPQCACRSPWGAFTPISHFSGGPGERQTSPSMPLPLEQRKVFVTYEADHDAHVSEIIKFVALLRHNGFDTHIDIFEQQFRSISKIDFMERYLGEKEYLIIIIISPKYYETVTASHVSPDIDERTCSAVYIHKQLQNEFIQNGSKNFRFIPIVFPGAKRCHVPTWLQNTHVYAWPLDRDDILRRLMRVEKYNPPPIGELPTIVSIPI; encoded by the exons ATGAGCTGCGAGCAGCGACCAGCCGGCCCCGACACGGACTCCACGTGTGCCCGCCTTTACCACCCGGACTCCTTCTCGGACCCCTCACACCTTTACCCCCCGGACTCCTCCTCAGACCCCTCCCTGCCGGGCGCTCGCAGGCCGGACGGAGGAGACGGCCACCTGGGCTCCCGCTCCTTCCCGCCGGCTCCTTTCCCCAGCCTGGCCGACGGCGTGTGGCCGCCGCCCTCCGGCCCGTCGGGCGGCTGGTCGGGTTACCCCAGCAGCGCGGCGTCCTCCAAGGAGCCGTGCGGATGCTGCGGCGAGAGCAAGTCTCTGAGCAGCCTGGAGCAGCCCTTCTCTCTGCGCTCCGAGCCGCCCAGCCGCCACCACACCCTTCCCCCCTACATGTGCTCTCCCCCGGGGGCGGCCTGCTGGGCCCAGTGTCCTGCAGACACCTTCAACATCCACCCGTGCTTCCAGCAGAAGCGGGCGGACCAGGGTCCTCAGT GTGCCTGCAGATCTCCCTGGGGGGCCTTCACACCAAT CAGCCACTTCAGCGGGGGTCCTGGGGAGAGGCAGACGTCGCCCAGCATGCCGCTGCCTTTGGAGCAGA GGAAGGTCTTCGTCACCTACGAGGCCGACCACGACGCGCACGTGAGCGAGATCATCAAGTTTGTGGCTCTGCTGCGGCACAACGGCTTCGACACGCAC ATCGACATATTCGAGCAGCAGTTTCGCAGCATCAGCAAGATCGACTTCATGGAGCGCTACCTGGGCGAG AAGGAGTAcctgatcatcatcatcatcagccccAAGTACTACGAGACGGTGACCGCCTCCCACGTCAGCCCCGACATCGACGAGCGGACCTGCAGCGCCGTCTACATCCACAAACAG CTGCAGAACGAGTTCATCCAGAACGGAAGCAAGAATTTCCGCTTTATTCCCATTGTGTTCCCTGGCGCTAAAAGG TGTCACGTCCCAACATGGCTGCAGAACACGCACGTGTACGCTTGGCCGCTGGACCGCGACGACATCCTGCGGCGGCTGATGAGAGTCGAAAAGTACAACCCGCCTCCTATTGGTGAACTGCCCACCATCGTGTCCATCCCCATATGA